A stretch of Rhododendron vialii isolate Sample 1 chromosome 4a, ASM3025357v1 DNA encodes these proteins:
- the LOC131323661 gene encoding putative disease resistance protein At4g10780, with protein sequence MSSLQILLEKSLEKIKTVFHSVGCHVGFLLHYKQNLKNLEDEANNLQEQRSNVEGKVTEANRRGEAIDNNVSVWLKDADETRQGVDKFRDEKAVKENMLIFNFSCPNFVSRYRLSKEAKKKVVHIKHLTEEGGKIGIVSHSRDYEAFHSREKVFKGIVEALKDPKVNKIGIYGAGGVGKTTMVTKVGELVLRDGTFDEVVMAVVSQDANVIKIQGQLADCLNLKLSGETEVGRATQLWNRLSNGKKNLIILDDVWQELNLKEIGIPSTNGNKSCKVVLTSRNRDVWKNMDVKDFKIENLSEEESWALFKKKVGNYVDAPEPREIAWTICKECQGLPVAIIALGSTLKGKVMDAWQDELDKLKNSKIEGIIPKVFASSKGSYDRLDSKDAKSCINCNLVKKSNYINAAFRSSHRNQAYLFMKNEYLRLDYAPYSTNDKVLNGPLRISEGFPSLKNTAFADPGIDCAFGSHHGDEAFIFSGNLCARINYAPGTTNDKIIQGPMTIIQMFPFFKGTVFESGIDSAFESTVLDEAYLFKGNQYALINYNDPHLIAIRHITEGFVSLKDTIFESGIEAAFASHYTNEAYLFKGDSYVRINFAPHTTNDFIDSGVRCSLSSLWLREMEFQEGYIVKVGTPVVYHCYVDESDLANVQQLCRFVQVKTNGFRLFMIMVVHSCMSGPGVRKLLRTPKSPLRGDPHFHTRVFGLYSKNTPVRTLPYYTAAGVAPCTPQLWNFWAFGQSTFTGSLAMGQMPSLRYAPLRSTHSAPASGFLSRTL encoded by the exons ATGTCTAGTCTACAAATCTTACTGGAGAAAAGTTTAGAGAAAATCAAGACAGTGTTCCATTCAGTGGGATGTCATGTCGGGTTTCTTTTACATTACAAGCAGAACCTGAAGAACCTGGAAGACGAGGCGAATAACCTTCAAGAGCAGAGAAGCAACGTCGAAGGAAAAGTTACTGAAGCCAACCGCCGCGGTGAGGCCATTGACAATAATGTTTCGGTCTGGCTAAAGGATGCTGACGAGACCAGACAAGGAGTTGACAAGTTTAGGGATGAGAAAGCTGTCAAGGAAAACATGTTAATATTTAATTTCTCATGTCCCAATTTCGTCTCGCGTTACCGCCTTAGCAAGGAAGCTAAGAAGAAGGTGGTCCACATCAAACATCTCACCGAGGAAGGCGGCAAAATTGGCATAGTTTCACACTCTAGGGATTATGAGGCTTTCCATTCAAGAGAGAAAGTTTTCAAAGGTATCGTGGAGGCATTAAAAGACCCCAAGGTGAACAAGATTGGGATCTATGGAGCCGGAGGTGTTGGTAAGACGACTATGGTTACAAAGGTCGGCGAACTAGTTTTGAGAGATGGAACTTTTGACGAAGTCGTAATGGCAGTTGTCTCTCAGGATGCCAATGTGATAAAAATTCAAGGGCAACTCGCCGACTGTTTGAATCTAAAACTCAGTGGAGAAACTGAAGTGGGAAGAGCGACTCAACTATGGAATAGATTGAGCAATGGGAAGAAAAATCTCATAATATTGGATGATGTTTGGCAAGAGCTGAACTTAAAGGAAATAg GTATTCCTAGCACAAATGGAAACAAAAGTTGCAAAGTTGTGCTAACGTCTCGAAACCGAGATGTGTGGAAGAACATGGATGTTAAAGACTTTAAAATCGAAAATTTATCTGAAGAAGAATCATGGGCTCTTTTTAAGAAGAAGGTTGGAAATTACGTTGATGCTCCTGAACCTCGTGAAATAGCATGGACAATTTGTAAAGAGTGTCAAGGGTTGCCGGTTGCTATTATTGCACTTGGATCAACACTAAAGGGTAAGGTTATGGATGCCTGGCAAGATGAACTTGACAAgctaaaaaattccaaaattgaAGGAATCATTCCAAAAGTGTTCGCATCCTCAAAGGGGAGCTATGATCGGTTAGATTCCAAGGATGCCAAGTCATGCATTAATTGCAATCTCGTCAAAAAGTCAAACTACATAAATGCTGCATTTCGTTCGTCTCATAGAAATCAAGCCTACCTATTCATGAAGAACGAGTATTTACGGTTGGACTATGCTCCATACTCAACCAACGACAAGGTGTTGAATGGACCGCTACGTATCTCCGAAGGGTTTCCATCCCTCAAGAACACAGCCTTTGCAGATCCCGGAATAGACTGCGCTTTTGGGTCTCATCATGGAGATGAAGCATTCATCTTCTCTGGAAATCTTTGTGCACGGATTAACTACGCACCAGGGACCACAAATGACAAGATCATCCAAGGCCCGATGACCATCATTCAGATGTTCCCTTTCTTTAAAGGAACGGTGTTTGAAAGCGGCATAGACTCTGCGTTTGAATCGACAGTACTTGATGAAGCTTACCTTTTCAAAGGCAACCAGTATGCTCTTATAAACTACAATGACCCTCATCTCATCGCCATTCGTCACATCACTGAAGGCTTTGTTAGTTTGAAAGACACCATATTTGAAAGCGGAATTGAGGCAGCGTTTGCTTCGCACTATACTAATGAGGCATACTTATTCAAAGGAGATTCCTATGTGCGCATCAACTTTGCTCCCCATACCACAAACGACTTCATTGATAGC GGTGTAAGATGTTCTCTTTCGAGTTTATGGCTGCGAGAGATGGAATTTCAAGAAGGATACATTGTTAAAGTTGGCACCCCGGTGGTGTA CCATTGTTATGTAGATGAAAGTGATTTGGCTAATGTTCAACAATTATGCCGTTTCGTTCAAGTAAAGACTAATGGATTTAGACTATTTATGATTATGGTTGTCCATAGTTGCATGAG TGGCCCTGGGGTGAGAAAATTATTGCGTACTCCTAAGTCACCTTTACGTGGCGATCCACATTTTCACACTCGC GTATTTGGTCTGTATTCCAAAAATACTCCTGTACGAACCCTACCATACTATACCGCGGCGGGCGTTGCCCCCTGCACTCCCCAATTATGGAACTTCTGGGCCTTTGGTCAGTCTACTTTCACTGGATCATTGGCAATGGGTCAGATGCCGTCGCTCCGCTACGCTCCGCTACGCTCCACTCATTCCGCTCCAGCATCTGGCTTTCTTTCTAGAACTctttag